One Coccinella septempunctata chromosome X, icCocSept1.1, whole genome shotgun sequence genomic window carries:
- the LOC123321374 gene encoding alpha/beta hydrolase domain-containing protein 17B — translation MNGLSFSELCCLFCCPPCPDRIAAKLAFLPPEPTYEFSSDESGICTYTLTERAEWQYSERDKEKLEGFFTRTERGNKIACLFVRCSPTAKFTILFSHGNAVDLGQMSSFYLGLGSRINCNIFSYDYSGYGISEGKPSEKNLYADIDAAWQALRMRYGISPENIILYGQSIGTVPTVDLASRYDVGAVILHSPLMSGMRVAFPNTKRTWFFDAFPSIDKVSKVMSPTLVIHGTEDEVIDFSHGLTIFEKCPRAVEPLWVEGAGHNDVELYNVYLERLKQFVSVELAN, via the exons ATGAATGGGTTAAGTTTCAGTGAGTTGTGTTGTCTTTTTTGTTGCCCTCCTTGTCCGGACAGAATTGCAGCAAAATTGGCATTTTTACCACCTGAGCCAACTTACGAATTCTCGTCAGACGAAAGTGGAATATGTACTTATACATTAACCGAGAGGGCAGAGTGgcaatattctgaaagagataAGGAAAAACTAGAGGGTTTCTTCACGAGGACAGAAAGAGGCAACAAAATAGCCTGTCTTTTTGTTAGGTGTAGTCCCACAGCCAAATTTACCATcctcttttcacatggaaatgCTGTTGATTTGGGACAAATGAGTAGTTTTTATTTAGGACTAGGTTCTCGAATTAACTGCAATATCTTCAGTTATGATTATTCAGGATATGGTATTAGTGAAGGAAAACCGTCTGAAAAGAACCTTTATGCTGATATTGATGCGGCATGGCAAGCACTGAGAATGAGATATGGGATCAGTccagaaaatattattctttaTGGTCAGAGCATAGGGACAGTGCCTACAGTTGATCTAGCATCAAGATACGATGTGGGTGCTGTTATTCTTCATTCACCTCTAATGTCTGGCATGAGAGTAGCCTTTCCCAACACAAAAAGGACCTGGTTTTTTGATGCATTTCCTAG TATTGATAAAGTTTCTAAAGTTATGTCACCCACCTTGGTTATTCACGGTACAGAGGATGAAGTTATAGACTTTTCTCATGGTTTGACAATCttcgaaaaatgtccaagagCTGTAGAACCATTATGGGTAGAA GGTGCTGGCCATAATGATGTAGAATTATATAACGTGTACTTAGAAAGACTTAAACAATTCGTCAGTGTCGAACTTGCCAACTGA